The Cervus elaphus chromosome 22, mCerEla1.1, whole genome shotgun sequence genome has a window encoding:
- the SGSM3 gene encoding small G protein signaling modulator 3 isoform X1, translated as MSGSHVPSANGPFSALTPSMWPQEILAKYAQKEEAVEQPEFCYDEFGFRVDKEDADGTPYSGQLLEDPPQRLRWQAHLEFTHNHDVGDLTWDKIAVSLPRSEKLRSLVLAGVPHSMRPQLWMRLSGALQKKRNSELSYREIVKNSSNDETIAAKQIEKDLLRTMPSNACFAHVSGVGVPRLRRVLRALAWLYPEIGYCQGTGMVAACLLLFLEEDDAFWMMCAIVEDLLPASYFSTTLLGVQTDQRVLRHLIVQYLPRLDRLLQEHDIELSLITLHWFLTAFASVVHIRLLLRLWDLFFYEGSLVLFQATLGMLRLKEDELIQSENSASIFNTLSDIPSQLEDADLLLAEAMRLAGSLTAVAVETQRRKHLAYLLADQGQLLGANATASLSQVVRRRTQRRKSGITSLLFGEDDLEAMKAKNIKQTELVADLREAILRVARHFQCTDPKNCNVQELTPDYSMESHQRDHENYVACSRGHPRRAKALLDFERHDDDELGFRKNDIITIVSQKDEHCWVGELNGLRGEASVWCVVQGWGRAGQAVKLRRRRVCSACRSPCVLSPVAVAACLPGSASPTGWFPAKFVEVLDERSKEYSIAGDDAVTEGVTDLVRGTLCPALKALFEHGLKKPSLLGGACHPWLFIEEAAGREVERDFDSVYSRLVLCKTYRLDEDGKVLTPEELLYRAVQSVNVTHDAAHAQMDVKLRSLICVGLNEQVLHLWLEVLCSSLPTVEKWYQPWSFLRSPGWVQIKCELRVLCCFAFSLSQDWELPAKREEEKKPLKEGVQDMLVKHHLFSWDIDG; from the exons ATGTcag GGAGTCACGTACCTTCTGCCAATGGCCCCTTCTCAGCCCTGACTCCGAGCATGTGGCCCCAGGAGATCCTGGCCAAGTACGCGCAG AAGGAGGAGGCCGTGGAGCAGCCGGAGTTCTGCTATGATGAGTTCGGGTTCCGTGTGGACAAGGAAG ACGCAGATGGCACCCCCTATTCTGGCCAGCTGCTGGAGGATCCTCCCCAGAGGCTGCGCTGGCAGGCCCACCTGGAGTTCACCCACAACCACGACGTGGGGGACCTCACCTGGGACAAGATTGCCGTCTCCCTGCCCCGCTCGGAGAAGCTCCGCTCCCTGGTGCTGGCCGGGGTCCCCCACAGCATGAGGCCGCAG CTGTGGATGCGGCTATCCGGGGCCCTACAGAAGAAGAGGAACTCTGAGCTGTCCTACCGAGAGATCGTGAAGAACAGCTCCAACGATGAGACCATTGCCGCCAAGCAG ATCGAGAAGGACCTGCTCCGCACCATGCCCAGCAACGCCTGCTTCGCCCACGTGAGCGGCGTCGGGGTGCCCCGCCTGCGCAGGGTGCTCCGAGCGCTGGCCTGGCTCTACCCGGAGATCGGCTACTGCCAGGGCACGGGCATG GTGGCTGCCTGCCTCCTgctcttcctggaggaggacgaCGCCTTCTGGATGATGTGCGCCATCGTGGAGGACCTGCTCCCCGCCTCCTACTTCAGCACCACCCTGCTGGGCGTGCAGACGGACCAGCGCGTCCTGCGGCACCTCATCGTCCAGTACCTGCCTCGCCTGGACAGGCTGCTCCAGGAGCACGACATTG AGCTGTCGCTCATCACGCTGCACTGGTTCCTCACGGCCTTCGCCAGTGTGGTGCACATCCGCCTGCTGCTGCGCCTCTGGGACCTGTTTTTCTACGAGGGCTCCCTGGTGCTGTTCCAGGCCACGCTGGGCATGCTGCGCCTCAAG GAGGACGAGCTGATCCAGTCGGAGAACTCGGCCTCCATCTTCAACACGCTGTCGGACATCCCGTCGCAGCTGGAGGACGCAGACCTGCTGCTGGCGGAGGCCATGCGGCTGGCGGGCTCGCTCACCGCCGTGGCTGTGGAGACCCAGCGCCGCAAGCACCTGGCCTACCTCCTGGCTGACCAGGGCCAGCTCCTGGGTGCCAACGCCACCGCCAGCCTCTCTCAG GTGGTCCGCCGCAGGACCCAGCGGAGGAAGTCCGGCATCACATCGCTGCTCTTTG GGGAGGATGACCTCGAGGCGATGAAGGCCAAGAACATCAAGCAGACGGAGCTGGTGGCTGACCTTCGGGAAGCCATCCTGCGCGTGGCCCGCCACTTCCAGTGCACagaccccaagaactgcaacGTG CAGGAGCTGACCCCGGACTACAGCATGGAGAGCCACCAGCGGGACCACGAGAACTACGTGGCCTGCTCGCGCGGCCACCCGCGCCGGGCCAAGGCCCTGCTGGACTTCGAGCGCCATGACGACGATGAGCTGGGCTTCCGCAAGAACGACATCATCACG ATCGTCTCCCAGAAGGACGAGCACTGCTGGGTGGGGGAGCTGAACGGCCTGAGAGGTGAGGCCTCCGTCTGGTGTGTCgttcagggctgggggagggcgggCCAGGCCGTGAAGCTGCGGCGGCGCCGGGTTTGCTCGGCGTGCCGGTCGCCCTGTGTCCTCAGCCCCGTGGCGGTGGCTGCGTGCCTCCCGGGCTCTGCTTCTCCCACAGGCTGGTTTCCAGCCAAGTTCGTGGAAGTCCTGGATGAGCGGAGCAAGGAG TACTCCATCGCGGGGGACGACGCTGTGACGGAGGGGGTCACAGACCTCGTGAGAGGGACCCTCTGCCCGGCCCTCAAGGCCCTGTTTGAGCACGGACTGAAGAAGCCTTCGCTGCTCGGGGGCGCCTGCCACCCCTGGCTGTTTATCGAGGAG GCGGCGGGCCGGGAGGTCGAGAGAGACTTCGACTCCGTGTACTCCCGCCTGGTGCTGTGCAAGACGTACAG GTTGGACGAAGACGGCAAAGTCCTGACCCCAGAGGAGCTGCTCTACCGG GCTGTGCAGTCTGTTAACGTGACTCACGACGCCGCACATGCACAAATGGACGTGAAGCTCCGCTCCCTCATCTGCGTGGGGCTCAA cgaGCAGGTGCTGCACCTGTGGCTGGAGGTGCTCTGCTCCAGCCTGCCGACCGTGGAGAAGTGGTACCAGCCCTGGTCCTTCCTGCGCAGCCCCGGCTGGGTCCAGATCAAGTGTGAGCTGCG ggtcctctgctgCTTCGCGTTCAGCCTCTCCCAGGACTGGGAGCTTCCTGCAAAGAGAGAG gaggagaagaagcccctgaaggagggcgtcCAGGACATGCTGGTGAAGCACCACCTCTTCAGCTGGGACATTGACGGGTGA
- the SGSM3 gene encoding small G protein signaling modulator 3 isoform X2, whose amino-acid sequence MSGSHVPSANGPFSALTPSMWPQEILAKYAQKEEAVEQPEFCYDEFGFRVDKEDADGTPYSGQLLEDPPQRLRWQAHLEFTHNHDVGDLTWDKIAVSLPRSEKLRSLVLAGVPHSMRPQLWMRLSGALQKKRNSELSYREIVKNSSNDETIAAKQIEKDLLRTMPSNACFAHVSGVGVPRLRRVLRALAWLYPEIGYCQGTGMVAACLLLFLEEDDAFWMMCAIVEDLLPASYFSTTLLGVQTDQRVLRHLIVQYLPRLDRLLQEHDIELSLITLHWFLTAFASVVHIRLLLRLWDLFFYEGSLVLFQATLGMLRLKEDELIQSENSASIFNTLSDIPSQLEDADLLLAEAMRLAGSLTAVAVETQRRKHLAYLLADQGQLLGANATASLSQVVRRRTQRRKSGITSLLFGEDDLEAMKAKNIKQTELVADLREAILRVARHFQCTDPKNCNVELTPDYSMESHQRDHENYVACSRGHPRRAKALLDFERHDDDELGFRKNDIITIVSQKDEHCWVGELNGLRGEASVWCVVQGWGRAGQAVKLRRRRVCSACRSPCVLSPVAVAACLPGSASPTGWFPAKFVEVLDERSKEYSIAGDDAVTEGVTDLVRGTLCPALKALFEHGLKKPSLLGGACHPWLFIEEAAGREVERDFDSVYSRLVLCKTYRLDEDGKVLTPEELLYRAVQSVNVTHDAAHAQMDVKLRSLICVGLNEQVLHLWLEVLCSSLPTVEKWYQPWSFLRSPGWVQIKCELRVLCCFAFSLSQDWELPAKREEEKKPLKEGVQDMLVKHHLFSWDIDG is encoded by the exons ATGTcag GGAGTCACGTACCTTCTGCCAATGGCCCCTTCTCAGCCCTGACTCCGAGCATGTGGCCCCAGGAGATCCTGGCCAAGTACGCGCAG AAGGAGGAGGCCGTGGAGCAGCCGGAGTTCTGCTATGATGAGTTCGGGTTCCGTGTGGACAAGGAAG ACGCAGATGGCACCCCCTATTCTGGCCAGCTGCTGGAGGATCCTCCCCAGAGGCTGCGCTGGCAGGCCCACCTGGAGTTCACCCACAACCACGACGTGGGGGACCTCACCTGGGACAAGATTGCCGTCTCCCTGCCCCGCTCGGAGAAGCTCCGCTCCCTGGTGCTGGCCGGGGTCCCCCACAGCATGAGGCCGCAG CTGTGGATGCGGCTATCCGGGGCCCTACAGAAGAAGAGGAACTCTGAGCTGTCCTACCGAGAGATCGTGAAGAACAGCTCCAACGATGAGACCATTGCCGCCAAGCAG ATCGAGAAGGACCTGCTCCGCACCATGCCCAGCAACGCCTGCTTCGCCCACGTGAGCGGCGTCGGGGTGCCCCGCCTGCGCAGGGTGCTCCGAGCGCTGGCCTGGCTCTACCCGGAGATCGGCTACTGCCAGGGCACGGGCATG GTGGCTGCCTGCCTCCTgctcttcctggaggaggacgaCGCCTTCTGGATGATGTGCGCCATCGTGGAGGACCTGCTCCCCGCCTCCTACTTCAGCACCACCCTGCTGGGCGTGCAGACGGACCAGCGCGTCCTGCGGCACCTCATCGTCCAGTACCTGCCTCGCCTGGACAGGCTGCTCCAGGAGCACGACATTG AGCTGTCGCTCATCACGCTGCACTGGTTCCTCACGGCCTTCGCCAGTGTGGTGCACATCCGCCTGCTGCTGCGCCTCTGGGACCTGTTTTTCTACGAGGGCTCCCTGGTGCTGTTCCAGGCCACGCTGGGCATGCTGCGCCTCAAG GAGGACGAGCTGATCCAGTCGGAGAACTCGGCCTCCATCTTCAACACGCTGTCGGACATCCCGTCGCAGCTGGAGGACGCAGACCTGCTGCTGGCGGAGGCCATGCGGCTGGCGGGCTCGCTCACCGCCGTGGCTGTGGAGACCCAGCGCCGCAAGCACCTGGCCTACCTCCTGGCTGACCAGGGCCAGCTCCTGGGTGCCAACGCCACCGCCAGCCTCTCTCAG GTGGTCCGCCGCAGGACCCAGCGGAGGAAGTCCGGCATCACATCGCTGCTCTTTG GGGAGGATGACCTCGAGGCGATGAAGGCCAAGAACATCAAGCAGACGGAGCTGGTGGCTGACCTTCGGGAAGCCATCCTGCGCGTGGCCCGCCACTTCCAGTGCACagaccccaagaactgcaacGTG GAGCTGACCCCGGACTACAGCATGGAGAGCCACCAGCGGGACCACGAGAACTACGTGGCCTGCTCGCGCGGCCACCCGCGCCGGGCCAAGGCCCTGCTGGACTTCGAGCGCCATGACGACGATGAGCTGGGCTTCCGCAAGAACGACATCATCACG ATCGTCTCCCAGAAGGACGAGCACTGCTGGGTGGGGGAGCTGAACGGCCTGAGAGGTGAGGCCTCCGTCTGGTGTGTCgttcagggctgggggagggcgggCCAGGCCGTGAAGCTGCGGCGGCGCCGGGTTTGCTCGGCGTGCCGGTCGCCCTGTGTCCTCAGCCCCGTGGCGGTGGCTGCGTGCCTCCCGGGCTCTGCTTCTCCCACAGGCTGGTTTCCAGCCAAGTTCGTGGAAGTCCTGGATGAGCGGAGCAAGGAG TACTCCATCGCGGGGGACGACGCTGTGACGGAGGGGGTCACAGACCTCGTGAGAGGGACCCTCTGCCCGGCCCTCAAGGCCCTGTTTGAGCACGGACTGAAGAAGCCTTCGCTGCTCGGGGGCGCCTGCCACCCCTGGCTGTTTATCGAGGAG GCGGCGGGCCGGGAGGTCGAGAGAGACTTCGACTCCGTGTACTCCCGCCTGGTGCTGTGCAAGACGTACAG GTTGGACGAAGACGGCAAAGTCCTGACCCCAGAGGAGCTGCTCTACCGG GCTGTGCAGTCTGTTAACGTGACTCACGACGCCGCACATGCACAAATGGACGTGAAGCTCCGCTCCCTCATCTGCGTGGGGCTCAA cgaGCAGGTGCTGCACCTGTGGCTGGAGGTGCTCTGCTCCAGCCTGCCGACCGTGGAGAAGTGGTACCAGCCCTGGTCCTTCCTGCGCAGCCCCGGCTGGGTCCAGATCAAGTGTGAGCTGCG ggtcctctgctgCTTCGCGTTCAGCCTCTCCCAGGACTGGGAGCTTCCTGCAAAGAGAGAG gaggagaagaagcccctgaaggagggcgtcCAGGACATGCTGGTGAAGCACCACCTCTTCAGCTGGGACATTGACGGGTGA
- the SGSM3 gene encoding small G protein signaling modulator 3 isoform X5 encodes MSGSHVPSANGPFSALTPSMWPQEILAKYAQKEEAVEQPEFCYDEFGFRVDKEDADGTPYSGQLLEDPPQRLRWQAHLEFTHNHDVGDLTWDKIAVSLPRSEKLRSLVLAGVPHSMRPQLWMRLSGALQKKRNSELSYREIVKNSSNDETIAAKQIEKDLLRTMPSNACFAHVSGVGVPRLRRVLRALAWLYPEIGYCQGTGMVAACLLLFLEEDDAFWMMCAIVEDLLPASYFSTTLLGVQTDQRVLRHLIVQYLPRLDRLLQEHDIELSLITLHWFLTAFASVVHIRLLLRLWDLFFYEGSLVLFQATLGMLRLKEDELIQSENSASIFNTLSDIPSQLEDADLLLAEAMRLAGSLTAVAVETQRRKHLAYLLADQGQLLGANATASLSQVVRRRTQRRKSGITSLLFGEDDLEAMKAKNIKQTELVADLREAILRVARHFQCTDPKNCNVELTPDYSMESHQRDHENYVACSRGHPRRAKALLDFERHDDDELGFRKNDIITIVSQKDEHCWVGELNGLRGWFPAKFVEVLDERSKEYSIAGDDAVTEGVTDLVRGTLCPALKALFEHGLKKPSLLGGACHPWLFIEEAAGREVERDFDSVYSRLVLCKTYRLDEDGKVLTPEELLYRAVQSVNVTHDAAHAQMDVKLRSLICVGLNEQVLHLWLEVLCSSLPTVEKWYQPWSFLRSPGWVQIKCELRVLCCFAFSLSQDWELPAKREEEKKPLKEGVQDMLVKHHLFSWDIDG; translated from the exons ATGTcag GGAGTCACGTACCTTCTGCCAATGGCCCCTTCTCAGCCCTGACTCCGAGCATGTGGCCCCAGGAGATCCTGGCCAAGTACGCGCAG AAGGAGGAGGCCGTGGAGCAGCCGGAGTTCTGCTATGATGAGTTCGGGTTCCGTGTGGACAAGGAAG ACGCAGATGGCACCCCCTATTCTGGCCAGCTGCTGGAGGATCCTCCCCAGAGGCTGCGCTGGCAGGCCCACCTGGAGTTCACCCACAACCACGACGTGGGGGACCTCACCTGGGACAAGATTGCCGTCTCCCTGCCCCGCTCGGAGAAGCTCCGCTCCCTGGTGCTGGCCGGGGTCCCCCACAGCATGAGGCCGCAG CTGTGGATGCGGCTATCCGGGGCCCTACAGAAGAAGAGGAACTCTGAGCTGTCCTACCGAGAGATCGTGAAGAACAGCTCCAACGATGAGACCATTGCCGCCAAGCAG ATCGAGAAGGACCTGCTCCGCACCATGCCCAGCAACGCCTGCTTCGCCCACGTGAGCGGCGTCGGGGTGCCCCGCCTGCGCAGGGTGCTCCGAGCGCTGGCCTGGCTCTACCCGGAGATCGGCTACTGCCAGGGCACGGGCATG GTGGCTGCCTGCCTCCTgctcttcctggaggaggacgaCGCCTTCTGGATGATGTGCGCCATCGTGGAGGACCTGCTCCCCGCCTCCTACTTCAGCACCACCCTGCTGGGCGTGCAGACGGACCAGCGCGTCCTGCGGCACCTCATCGTCCAGTACCTGCCTCGCCTGGACAGGCTGCTCCAGGAGCACGACATTG AGCTGTCGCTCATCACGCTGCACTGGTTCCTCACGGCCTTCGCCAGTGTGGTGCACATCCGCCTGCTGCTGCGCCTCTGGGACCTGTTTTTCTACGAGGGCTCCCTGGTGCTGTTCCAGGCCACGCTGGGCATGCTGCGCCTCAAG GAGGACGAGCTGATCCAGTCGGAGAACTCGGCCTCCATCTTCAACACGCTGTCGGACATCCCGTCGCAGCTGGAGGACGCAGACCTGCTGCTGGCGGAGGCCATGCGGCTGGCGGGCTCGCTCACCGCCGTGGCTGTGGAGACCCAGCGCCGCAAGCACCTGGCCTACCTCCTGGCTGACCAGGGCCAGCTCCTGGGTGCCAACGCCACCGCCAGCCTCTCTCAG GTGGTCCGCCGCAGGACCCAGCGGAGGAAGTCCGGCATCACATCGCTGCTCTTTG GGGAGGATGACCTCGAGGCGATGAAGGCCAAGAACATCAAGCAGACGGAGCTGGTGGCTGACCTTCGGGAAGCCATCCTGCGCGTGGCCCGCCACTTCCAGTGCACagaccccaagaactgcaacGTG GAGCTGACCCCGGACTACAGCATGGAGAGCCACCAGCGGGACCACGAGAACTACGTGGCCTGCTCGCGCGGCCACCCGCGCCGGGCCAAGGCCCTGCTGGACTTCGAGCGCCATGACGACGATGAGCTGGGCTTCCGCAAGAACGACATCATCACG ATCGTCTCCCAGAAGGACGAGCACTGCTGGGTGGGGGAGCTGAACGGCCTGAGAG GCTGGTTTCCAGCCAAGTTCGTGGAAGTCCTGGATGAGCGGAGCAAGGAG TACTCCATCGCGGGGGACGACGCTGTGACGGAGGGGGTCACAGACCTCGTGAGAGGGACCCTCTGCCCGGCCCTCAAGGCCCTGTTTGAGCACGGACTGAAGAAGCCTTCGCTGCTCGGGGGCGCCTGCCACCCCTGGCTGTTTATCGAGGAG GCGGCGGGCCGGGAGGTCGAGAGAGACTTCGACTCCGTGTACTCCCGCCTGGTGCTGTGCAAGACGTACAG GTTGGACGAAGACGGCAAAGTCCTGACCCCAGAGGAGCTGCTCTACCGG GCTGTGCAGTCTGTTAACGTGACTCACGACGCCGCACATGCACAAATGGACGTGAAGCTCCGCTCCCTCATCTGCGTGGGGCTCAA cgaGCAGGTGCTGCACCTGTGGCTGGAGGTGCTCTGCTCCAGCCTGCCGACCGTGGAGAAGTGGTACCAGCCCTGGTCCTTCCTGCGCAGCCCCGGCTGGGTCCAGATCAAGTGTGAGCTGCG ggtcctctgctgCTTCGCGTTCAGCCTCTCCCAGGACTGGGAGCTTCCTGCAAAGAGAGAG gaggagaagaagcccctgaaggagggcgtcCAGGACATGCTGGTGAAGCACCACCTCTTCAGCTGGGACATTGACGGGTGA
- the SGSM3 gene encoding small G protein signaling modulator 3 isoform X4 codes for MSGSHVPSANGPFSALTPSMWPQEILAKYAQKEEAVEQPEFCYDEFGFRVDKEDADGTPYSGQLLEDPPQRLRWQAHLEFTHNHDVGDLTWDKIAVSLPRSEKLRSLVLAGVPHSMRPQLWMRLSGALQKKRNSELSYREIVKNSSNDETIAAKQIEKDLLRTMPSNACFAHVSGVGVPRLRRVLRALAWLYPEIGYCQGTGMVAACLLLFLEEDDAFWMMCAIVEDLLPASYFSTTLLGVQTDQRVLRHLIVQYLPRLDRLLQEHDIELSLITLHWFLTAFASVVHIRLLLRLWDLFFYEGSLVLFQATLGMLRLKEDELIQSENSASIFNTLSDIPSQLEDADLLLAEAMRLAGSLTAVAVETQRRKHLAYLLADQGQLLGANATASLSQVVRRRTQRRKSGITSLLFGEDDLEAMKAKNIKQTELVADLREAILRVARHFQCTDPKNCNVQELTPDYSMESHQRDHENYVACSRGHPRRAKALLDFERHDDDELGFRKNDIITIVSQKDEHCWVGELNGLRGWFPAKFVEVLDERSKEYSIAGDDAVTEGVTDLVRGTLCPALKALFEHGLKKPSLLGGACHPWLFIEEAAGREVERDFDSVYSRLVLCKTYRLDEDGKVLTPEELLYRAVQSVNVTHDAAHAQMDVKLRSLICVGLNEQVLHLWLEVLCSSLPTVEKWYQPWSFLRSPGWVQIKCELRVLCCFAFSLSQDWELPAKREEEKKPLKEGVQDMLVKHHLFSWDIDG; via the exons ATGTcag GGAGTCACGTACCTTCTGCCAATGGCCCCTTCTCAGCCCTGACTCCGAGCATGTGGCCCCAGGAGATCCTGGCCAAGTACGCGCAG AAGGAGGAGGCCGTGGAGCAGCCGGAGTTCTGCTATGATGAGTTCGGGTTCCGTGTGGACAAGGAAG ACGCAGATGGCACCCCCTATTCTGGCCAGCTGCTGGAGGATCCTCCCCAGAGGCTGCGCTGGCAGGCCCACCTGGAGTTCACCCACAACCACGACGTGGGGGACCTCACCTGGGACAAGATTGCCGTCTCCCTGCCCCGCTCGGAGAAGCTCCGCTCCCTGGTGCTGGCCGGGGTCCCCCACAGCATGAGGCCGCAG CTGTGGATGCGGCTATCCGGGGCCCTACAGAAGAAGAGGAACTCTGAGCTGTCCTACCGAGAGATCGTGAAGAACAGCTCCAACGATGAGACCATTGCCGCCAAGCAG ATCGAGAAGGACCTGCTCCGCACCATGCCCAGCAACGCCTGCTTCGCCCACGTGAGCGGCGTCGGGGTGCCCCGCCTGCGCAGGGTGCTCCGAGCGCTGGCCTGGCTCTACCCGGAGATCGGCTACTGCCAGGGCACGGGCATG GTGGCTGCCTGCCTCCTgctcttcctggaggaggacgaCGCCTTCTGGATGATGTGCGCCATCGTGGAGGACCTGCTCCCCGCCTCCTACTTCAGCACCACCCTGCTGGGCGTGCAGACGGACCAGCGCGTCCTGCGGCACCTCATCGTCCAGTACCTGCCTCGCCTGGACAGGCTGCTCCAGGAGCACGACATTG AGCTGTCGCTCATCACGCTGCACTGGTTCCTCACGGCCTTCGCCAGTGTGGTGCACATCCGCCTGCTGCTGCGCCTCTGGGACCTGTTTTTCTACGAGGGCTCCCTGGTGCTGTTCCAGGCCACGCTGGGCATGCTGCGCCTCAAG GAGGACGAGCTGATCCAGTCGGAGAACTCGGCCTCCATCTTCAACACGCTGTCGGACATCCCGTCGCAGCTGGAGGACGCAGACCTGCTGCTGGCGGAGGCCATGCGGCTGGCGGGCTCGCTCACCGCCGTGGCTGTGGAGACCCAGCGCCGCAAGCACCTGGCCTACCTCCTGGCTGACCAGGGCCAGCTCCTGGGTGCCAACGCCACCGCCAGCCTCTCTCAG GTGGTCCGCCGCAGGACCCAGCGGAGGAAGTCCGGCATCACATCGCTGCTCTTTG GGGAGGATGACCTCGAGGCGATGAAGGCCAAGAACATCAAGCAGACGGAGCTGGTGGCTGACCTTCGGGAAGCCATCCTGCGCGTGGCCCGCCACTTCCAGTGCACagaccccaagaactgcaacGTG CAGGAGCTGACCCCGGACTACAGCATGGAGAGCCACCAGCGGGACCACGAGAACTACGTGGCCTGCTCGCGCGGCCACCCGCGCCGGGCCAAGGCCCTGCTGGACTTCGAGCGCCATGACGACGATGAGCTGGGCTTCCGCAAGAACGACATCATCACG ATCGTCTCCCAGAAGGACGAGCACTGCTGGGTGGGGGAGCTGAACGGCCTGAGAG GCTGGTTTCCAGCCAAGTTCGTGGAAGTCCTGGATGAGCGGAGCAAGGAG TACTCCATCGCGGGGGACGACGCTGTGACGGAGGGGGTCACAGACCTCGTGAGAGGGACCCTCTGCCCGGCCCTCAAGGCCCTGTTTGAGCACGGACTGAAGAAGCCTTCGCTGCTCGGGGGCGCCTGCCACCCCTGGCTGTTTATCGAGGAG GCGGCGGGCCGGGAGGTCGAGAGAGACTTCGACTCCGTGTACTCCCGCCTGGTGCTGTGCAAGACGTACAG GTTGGACGAAGACGGCAAAGTCCTGACCCCAGAGGAGCTGCTCTACCGG GCTGTGCAGTCTGTTAACGTGACTCACGACGCCGCACATGCACAAATGGACGTGAAGCTCCGCTCCCTCATCTGCGTGGGGCTCAA cgaGCAGGTGCTGCACCTGTGGCTGGAGGTGCTCTGCTCCAGCCTGCCGACCGTGGAGAAGTGGTACCAGCCCTGGTCCTTCCTGCGCAGCCCCGGCTGGGTCCAGATCAAGTGTGAGCTGCG ggtcctctgctgCTTCGCGTTCAGCCTCTCCCAGGACTGGGAGCTTCCTGCAAAGAGAGAG gaggagaagaagcccctgaaggagggcgtcCAGGACATGCTGGTGAAGCACCACCTCTTCAGCTGGGACATTGACGGGTGA